The nucleotide sequence GTTTAGATGGCAAGGACATCAAATGTATTCGCGCGTGTGGAGCCGGAGATCAAAGAGCAGGCGGAACGGGTGCTTGAACAGCTTGGGATACCAATGTCAAATGCAGTTGGCATGTTTTTAAGGCAGGTCGTGCTCCAGCAGGGCATCCCGTTTGAAATGAAGCTGCCAAAGAAGGCGCCTCCTGCATACGGCTCTCTTACAAAGGAGCAGTTTGA is from Lachnospiraceae bacterium JLR.KK002 and encodes:
- a CDS encoding type II toxin-antitoxin system RelB/DinJ family antitoxin, whose protein sequence is MARTSNVFARVEPEIKEQAERVLEQLGIPMSNAVGMFLRQVVLQQGIPFEMKLPKKAPPAYGSLTKEQFDTEIGKGMEDIREGRVYSADAVEEGMRRDYGI